Part of the Coregonus clupeaformis isolate EN_2021a chromosome 8, ASM2061545v1, whole genome shotgun sequence genome, TCTGTGGTGTAACTTTAACATTTGCCAAAGATTGTGAGCTTGAGTCGGTAAAAAATGGCGGAataaagggagaaggtttgttaaagaagaatggtaggaaatgtaagcagagtgagctgaagacaggaggagaaatggaagtgaatgagggtgaagtatctgaggtggtaggtgtggtgaagtgctCGGAGCCAGAGGcttgcacagagggtcaggataaagatgagtctgtgaccgtaggagtgaagttttgtaaaaagtggacccttgccttttggctgatccatttgtggtttcaggatgggtgaaaaaagcgttgggtatagtggaatcggtgagggtaaccagaagtggtctagtgataattgtttgtgtttctgttggtcagagggagtaggcgctcagagttaaacaaatgggggaaagaatggtgaattgtttcgctctcaagaaaagggcgccattgaaaggagtgattactggggtagcagtaaatgtaaaagttgaccaactgaaggggaagattcccagtgtttgtgatgctcatcgtttggtgcgacgaaaacagggtggcgagagtggggaaacagaagagtcattgtctgttcttttgagttttgaagttgagtctgcctgacaaagtgaagttaggatatataagttatcctgtacgagcttatgtgccgaatacattacgatgttacaggtgtcaaacttatgggcatgtggcagcagtgtgtaggagggaggttccaagctgtgagaagtgtgcagaagggcatgagacaaaggaatgtgtagcattggggaaagtagttgtatgtgttaattgtaggggtgcccatggggctggggatcagaaatgtcccgtgcgagagaggcaggttgaggtttccagggtaagagtagtgaagaagttgtcatatgctgaggcagtgaagaaagtagaggaagatgggtcaagggggaggagtggtgagagtagtagatatgtaccagtacagagggataggccaacaagtaaTACGTGTTTTAGTAAGATTggatttatagcaatggttattaattgaactgcagggatggaacgtaagtcaaagaaaattgaggttgtggtggcagctgcagagaggtatttgggtgtgcgagactgtCGGAGTGTTAattggtgatgtcccatcatttcaggttgagggcatgaggtaggcattaatatatttaaatagtggagtagggtggtgttaattattaataatatttttgaatttgtgagtgtagtgttagatggtagggtatttcttttattttatttttcaagcaaaatataagggagttgtactccagtgtAGTagatggcggtaatgcaacaaattggatgccaaccgccgttaaatcTCATCGAAGAAGAATAAGTAACATTGGCCGTATCGGCTTCCGTACGATGTCGTGGCGTTTCTTATCTTGCTGAATTATTGTTAGCTTCCCAGCTACCAACAAAAATAGCTACTGCTGCTCGGATAAAAATCATTAGCTATCACCTTAAAGTTAGGATATTTTTTATAGAATAAATCAAAATGAGACGCGCAGGTTTGGGTAAGATTCTGTTTTATTCCATCGTTTTAAATGGAGAACGCTCATTCAGACTAGTTAGCAGGCTGGCTAGCTCACGTATGTATAAAGAAcgggctagctagctaccacacTTACTGACCAACTTGTTTTGTTAATTGTCATCAGGATAGTTTTATAGCTAACTAGTGAACTGTCATTTACCTACCTACCTAGCTACAGTTCTTGCGTAAGCGTGTGAACGTACTTACTTAGTTAACACAGTTACCGACACTGATGCTACCTGACTGGCCTTCATAGGTAGCTAGCTGTTTCTCGTTTATTTATTTAGCTAAAGTTAGATAGCTAATCGTTTTCTACCCAGTCAGCACAATGGTTTTGTACATCATGTCAAACAGGCGAAGGAGTACCTGGAAATTATGTGGCCAGCGGGTACAGCGCGTATGAAGAGGAAAATGAGCACTTACAAGAGGGTCTGAGAGCCAAAGTCAGCGCCTTGAAACATGTAAGTATGTCAATGTGTGTAGGGCTCCATGAAATTATATAATATGGGGTTCAGAGGTCTGGCTATTATCTCATATTGTTATCAAGTCCTCTGATTAACCTATTTCATGTTTGTCCTACAGCTGTCAATAGATATTGGAACCGAAGTGAAGTACCAGAACAAAATGTTGGATGAT contains:
- the LOC121572967 gene encoding BET1 homolog, producing the protein MRRAGLGEGVPGNYVASGYSAYEEENEHLQEGLRAKVSALKHLSIDIGTEVKYQNKMLDDMDSDFDSTGGLLGATIGRVKRLSRGSQTKLLCYMLLFCLFVFTLLYWFIKLR